The following proteins come from a genomic window of Thermoproteota archaeon:
- the udg gene encoding type-4 uracil-DNA glycosylase, whose product MSLEDIAREIRFCRRCPLHASRTNAVPGEGNPNAKVVFVGEAPGRNEDLQGRPFVGAAGKLLTELLASIGLRREDVFITNVVKCRPPNNRDPRPEEIEACLPFLERQLRAIDPDVIVALGRHSALTLLRLAGREERSIMRIRGRVFEVELFGRKRLLMPTLHPAAALYNPRLRPLLEEDFRKLKGMLGESNQDEGLEAWF is encoded by the coding sequence TTGAGCTTAGAGGATATAGCCAGGGAAATAAGGTTCTGCAGGCGCTGCCCCCTCCACGCCAGCAGGACGAATGCCGTGCCTGGAGAGGGTAATCCCAATGCCAAGGTGGTTTTCGTGGGGGAGGCGCCGGGGAGGAACGAAGACCTGCAAGGTAGGCCCTTCGTGGGGGCTGCCGGAAAGCTGCTGACGGAGTTATTGGCCTCGATAGGTTTGAGGAGGGAGGATGTTTTCATAACCAATGTGGTGAAGTGCAGGCCGCCCAACAACAGGGACCCGAGGCCGGAGGAGATTGAAGCTTGTCTACCCTTCCTCGAGAGGCAGCTCCGGGCGATAGATCCGGATGTGATAGTGGCTCTGGGCAGGCACAGCGCTCTGACCCTCCTGAGGCTGGCAGGAAGGGAGGAGAGGTCCATCATGAGGATAAGGGGGAGGGTGTTCGAGGTGGAGCTGTTCGGTAGGAAGAGGTTGCTGATGCCCACGCTCCACCCGGCAGCTGCCCTCTACAATCCCAGGCTGAGGCCCCTGCTGGAGGAGGACTTCAGGAAGTTGAAGGGGATGCTAGGCGAGAGCAATCAGGATGAGGGGCTGGAGGCCTGGTTCTAG